The genomic window CGGCCTGTACCAGGCCGACGAGGGGGAGATCCTCCTGGACGACGACGTCCAGCACTTCCGCGGACCCGGTGACGCCATGAACGCGGGCATCGGCATGGTGCATCAGCACTTCATGCTCATCCCCGTCTTCACCGTCGCCGAGAACGTCATGCTCGGGCATGAAGACACCAAAGCGCTCGGCGCCCTCGACCTCGCCAAGGCGCGTCAGCACGTGCGCGACGTCGCCGACCGGTTCGGCTTCGAGGTCGACCCCGACGCGGTCGTCGGAGACCTTCCCGTCGGGGTGCAGCAGCGCGTGGAGATCATCAAGGCGCTCTCGCGCGACGCGAAAGTGCTCGTGTTCGACGAGCCCACCGCCGTGCTGACGCCTCAGGAGACCGACGAGCTCATGGCCATCATGCGCCAGCTGCGCGACGAGGGCACGTCGATCGTCTTCATCACCCACAAGCTGCGCGAGGTCCGCGCCGTCGCGGACCGCATCACGGTCATCCGCCTCGGCAAGGTCGTCGGCGAGGCCGCACCCACCGCGTCCAACGCGGAGCTGGCCTCTCTCATGGTCGGACGCGCCGTCGAGCTGACCGTGCACAAAGGCCCGCCGAATCCCGGGGCGGGCGGCCTCGAGGTGCGTGACCTGCGTGTCGTGACCACGAACGGCACAGTGGTCGTCGACGACGTGAGCTTCGATGTCCGCCCGGGTGAGATCCTGGCGGTCGCAGGAGTCCAGGGCAACGGCCAGACCGAGCTGATCGAGGCGATGGTCGGACTGGCGGACCGGGTCAGCGGCTCCATCGAGCTCGACGGGAT from Microbacterium sp. ProA8 includes these protein-coding regions:
- a CDS encoding ABC transporter ATP-binding protein, translating into MKLELRGITKRFGSLVANDHIDLVVQPGEIHALLGENGAGKSTLMNVLYGLYQADEGEILLDDDVQHFRGPGDAMNAGIGMVHQHFMLIPVFTVAENVMLGHEDTKALGALDLAKARQHVRDVADRFGFEVDPDAVVGDLPVGVQQRVEIIKALSRDAKVLVFDEPTAVLTPQETDELMAIMRQLRDEGTSIVFITHKLREVRAVADRITVIRLGKVVGEAAPTASNAELASLMVGRAVELTVHKGPPNPGAGGLEVRDLRVVTTNGTVVVDDVSFDVRPGEILAVAGVQGNGQTELIEAMVGLADRVSGSIELDGIELVGKSVRGILDEGVGFVPEDRTEDGLVGTFSVAENLILDRSGDSAFVSGGTIRRGVLDDFAKARITEYDIRTQGPDVPAGTLSGGNQQKVVIAREMSRELKLLVAAQPTRGVDVGSIEFIHKRIVETRDAGIPVVVVSTELDEVAALADRIVVMYRGAIVGIVPGDTPRDVLGLMMAGEKPEEAVA